From Anaerohalosphaera lusitana, one genomic window encodes:
- the gcvH gene encoding glycine cleavage system protein GcvH: MVVDGLYYTKEHEWVKVEGSTATVGIADHAQEALGEITYVELPEVDREVSAKDELAVVESTKAASDVYSPISGKVTEVNEALEDEPEKVNEDCYGEGWIAKIEMSDASEVEQLMTSDQYKDFFKDEV, from the coding sequence ATGGTAGTTGATGGTTTATACTACACCAAGGAACACGAATGGGTAAAAGTTGAAGGCAGCACCGCGACGGTTGGTATTGCCGACCATGCACAGGAGGCATTGGGCGAGATCACATATGTTGAGCTGCCCGAGGTCGATCGCGAAGTGAGCGCGAAGGATGAGCTGGCGGTTGTGGAAAGCACGAAGGCCGCAAGTGATGTTTACAGTCCGATCAGCGGCAAGGTGACCGAGGTGAACGAAGCACTTGAAGATGAGCCGGAAAAGGTCAACGAAGACTGCTATGGCGAAGGATGGATCGCAAAGATCGAAATGTCTGATGCGAGCGAGGTTGAGCAGCTTATGACTTCCGATCAGTACAAGGATTTCTTCAAGGACGAAGTTTAA